A stretch of the Marivirga tractuosa DSM 4126 genome encodes the following:
- a CDS encoding YkgJ family cysteine cluster protein translates to MSTELYQNWKENSKDYVAQNKTFYQQLRKKKKLDDEFHELDTKVFEKMDCLDCANCCKTTSPIFQQSDIERVSKALKMKVPEFIETYLNIDEDQDYVLNSAPCPFLGYDNKCIVYKNRPTACREYPHTNRKRMHQILKKTFKNAEVCPAVYHILERMKGVG, encoded by the coding sequence ATGAGCACTGAATTATATCAAAACTGGAAAGAAAACAGCAAAGATTATGTTGCTCAGAACAAAACTTTTTATCAGCAACTTCGCAAAAAGAAAAAGCTGGATGATGAATTTCATGAACTAGATACAAAGGTCTTTGAGAAAATGGATTGTCTGGATTGTGCAAATTGTTGCAAAACGACCAGCCCAATTTTCCAGCAATCTGATATTGAAAGGGTTTCCAAAGCCTTGAAAATGAAAGTACCAGAATTTATCGAAACCTATCTGAATATAGATGAAGACCAAGATTACGTTTTAAATTCAGCTCCTTGTCCGTTTTTAGGCTACGATAATAAGTGCATCGTTTATAAAAACAGACCCACAGCTTGCAGAGAATATCCGCACACCAATCGAAAAAGAATGCATCAAATCTTGAAAAAGACCTTTAAGAATGCAGAGGTTTGTCCTGCGGTGTATCATATCCTAGAAAGGATGAAGGGCGTGGGGTGA
- the holA gene encoding DNA polymerase III subunit delta: MAKSAEQILADLKNGNYAPVYFLHGEEPYFIDLISDFIEKNALDESEKGFNQQLLYGKDVRLDQVVSASRSFPMMGQRQVIIVKEAQNLGEFTQSDFDFSMFENYLKSPQPSTVLVFCYKHKKLDKRKKIVKTLEQFSVLLESNKIYENKVPDWIQNYVKSKGHSINRQALLLLTEYIGNNLERLSNEIDKVLVNFSDPVEINEGLIQEYVGINKDFNIFELQSAIIKGDALRANRIINYFASDPKNHPAVVNIAFLHAFFAKVLLIHHSPDKSERGVASAAGVNPFFAKDYLAASRRFNVNKTIQNLAHIFQADLMFKGVTANIGEAQLMKELVYKLMH, encoded by the coding sequence ATGGCAAAATCAGCAGAACAAATACTGGCAGACCTTAAAAACGGTAATTATGCGCCCGTTTATTTCCTTCACGGAGAGGAGCCTTATTTTATAGATTTAATCAGTGATTTCATTGAAAAAAATGCTTTAGATGAAAGCGAGAAAGGCTTTAATCAGCAATTGCTTTACGGAAAAGATGTGCGACTTGATCAAGTAGTTTCTGCTTCACGATCATTTCCTATGATGGGACAAAGACAGGTCATCATTGTTAAGGAAGCTCAAAATCTAGGTGAATTCACGCAAAGTGACTTTGATTTTTCAATGTTTGAGAATTATTTGAAAAGTCCTCAGCCCTCTACCGTTTTGGTGTTTTGCTATAAACACAAAAAACTGGATAAGCGTAAGAAAATAGTCAAAACGCTAGAGCAATTTTCAGTATTATTGGAGTCTAATAAGATTTATGAAAATAAAGTGCCTGACTGGATTCAGAATTATGTAAAATCAAAAGGGCATAGCATTAACCGTCAAGCATTATTGCTTTTAACCGAATATATTGGTAATAATCTGGAAAGGCTTTCCAATGAAATTGATAAAGTGTTGGTAAACTTTTCTGATCCAGTTGAAATCAATGAAGGCTTAATTCAAGAATATGTAGGCATCAATAAGGATTTCAATATTTTCGAACTGCAAAGTGCCATTATTAAAGGGGATGCATTAAGAGCAAACCGAATCATTAACTATTTTGCCTCAGACCCTAAGAATCATCCGGCAGTAGTCAATATTGCTTTTCTTCATGCATTTTTCGCTAAAGTATTACTCATTCATCATTCACCTGATAAAAGTGAAAGAGGAGTGGCTTCAGCAGCGGGAGTAAATCCATTTTTCGCTAAGGATTATTTGGCCGCAAGCCGAAGGTTTAATGTCAATAAAACGATTCAAAATCTGGCTCATATTTTTCAAGCGGATTTAATGTTTAAGGGCGTGACTGCTAATATTGGTGAAGCACAGTTGATGAAAGAATTGGTATACAAATTGATGCATTGA
- a CDS encoding CvfB family protein has product MLALGKWNTLKVVRESPQGLYLSNGEEDVLLPNKYVPQNTKIEDEIDVFIYKDSAQRPIATTLKPLAELHQARLFEVMQITEVGAFVDWGLEKELLIPFSEQTDELEVGDLIVAYVTLDPKTERIVASMHIESFLETGSGDLKEGQEVDLLIYRITDLGYEVVINQQYKGLVYENTVFDPLDIGMEGKGKIKSIRADGKMDIQWKIEKEEKQKEILELLRDHNGFMPYHDKSKPEEIYDMFGLSKKEFKRQIGHLYKEKKIQIKEDGIYLV; this is encoded by the coding sequence ATGTTAGCATTAGGAAAATGGAATACCTTAAAGGTAGTCAGAGAGTCACCACAAGGACTATACCTTAGCAATGGGGAAGAAGATGTATTATTACCGAATAAATATGTCCCGCAGAATACCAAGATAGAAGATGAAATTGATGTTTTTATCTACAAAGACTCAGCTCAGCGCCCGATTGCAACTACTTTAAAGCCTTTAGCTGAACTCCATCAAGCCCGATTGTTTGAAGTCATGCAAATCACCGAGGTTGGTGCTTTTGTGGATTGGGGATTGGAAAAAGAACTATTAATTCCATTTTCAGAGCAAACAGATGAATTGGAAGTAGGCGATTTAATCGTGGCCTATGTCACTTTAGATCCTAAAACCGAAAGAATTGTAGCTTCCATGCATATTGAATCCTTTTTAGAAACGGGTTCCGGAGATTTAAAAGAAGGGCAGGAAGTAGATTTGTTGATATACCGAATCACTGATTTGGGCTATGAAGTAGTCATCAATCAGCAATACAAAGGGTTGGTGTATGAAAATACCGTTTTTGACCCACTGGACATCGGAATGGAAGGCAAAGGTAAGATTAAATCGATTCGGGCAGATGGCAAAATGGATATACAGTGGAAAATTGAAAAGGAAGAAAAGCAAAAGGAAATTTTAGAGCTATTGAGAGATCACAATGGTTTTATGCCTTATCATGATAAATCCAAACCAGAAGAAATTTATGATATGTTTGGACTCAGCAAAAAGGAATTCAAAAGACAGATTGGGCATTTATATAAAGAAAAGAAAATCCAAATTAAGGAAGATGGGATTTATTTGGTTTAA
- the tgt gene encoding tRNA guanosine(34) transglycosylase Tgt: MQFTISNKDQNSNARAGELTTAHGNIKTPIFMPVGTAGSVKAVHQRELKEDIQAQIILGNTYHLYLRPGLEVLQKAGGLHKFNGWDKPILTDSGGYQVYSLSGTRKIKEEGVTFKSHIDGSSHIFSPEGVMDIQRKIGADIIMAFDECTPYPCDYEYARKSMDMTHRWLDRCIKQFDKTEGHYGYDQSLFPIVQGSTYKDLRKRSAEEIASKGREGNAIGGLSVGEPAEDMYEMTELVCDILPQDKPRYLMGVGTPANILECIALGVDMFDCVMPTRNARNGMLFTTEGIINIRNKKWEDDFSPIDPALGSYVDTFYTKAYLRHLIHSKEILGAQIASIHNLTFYLWLVEQAREQITSGTFYEWKEKMVKKLMTRL, from the coding sequence ATGCAATTTACGATTTCAAACAAAGATCAAAACTCTAATGCTCGTGCTGGTGAACTCACCACTGCTCACGGCAATATTAAAACTCCTATTTTCATGCCTGTTGGTACTGCTGGCTCGGTAAAAGCCGTCCATCAGAGGGAATTAAAAGAGGATATTCAAGCTCAAATCATATTAGGGAATACCTATCATCTGTATCTACGTCCTGGTTTGGAGGTTCTACAGAAAGCAGGCGGACTTCACAAATTCAATGGATGGGATAAGCCAATTTTAACCGATAGTGGTGGTTACCAAGTCTACAGTCTATCTGGAACTCGAAAGATTAAGGAGGAAGGAGTGACTTTCAAATCCCATATTGATGGTTCTTCTCATATTTTTAGTCCTGAAGGTGTGATGGATATTCAGAGAAAAATTGGCGCAGACATCATCATGGCTTTTGATGAATGTACACCATATCCATGTGACTATGAATATGCAAGAAAATCCATGGATATGACTCATAGATGGTTGGATAGATGTATTAAGCAATTTGATAAAACCGAAGGTCATTATGGCTATGATCAATCCCTATTTCCTATAGTTCAGGGTAGTACTTATAAGGACTTAAGAAAAAGATCAGCCGAAGAAATAGCATCTAAAGGTAGGGAGGGGAATGCTATAGGCGGATTATCCGTTGGAGAGCCCGCTGAAGATATGTATGAAATGACCGAGTTGGTCTGTGATATCCTGCCTCAAGATAAGCCTCGTTATTTGATGGGAGTGGGTACACCAGCAAATATTTTGGAATGTATTGCCCTAGGAGTAGACATGTTCGATTGTGTAATGCCAACCAGAAATGCTCGAAATGGAATGTTATTTACAACTGAAGGGATAATTAATATTAGGAACAAAAAGTGGGAAGATGATTTTTCTCCCATTGATCCAGCGTTGGGATCTTATGTTGACACATTTTATACTAAAGCATATTTAAGGCACCTCATACATTCAAAGGAAATTCTTGGTGCACAAATTGCCAGTATTCATAATTTAACTTTTTACCTTTGGTTGGTTGAACAAGCAAGAGAGCAAATTACATCTGGCACATTTTATGAGTGGAAAGAGAAAATGGTCAAAAAACTGATGACTCGATTGTAA
- the tyrS gene encoding tyrosine--tRNA ligase translates to MQKNFIEELQWRGMIHDMMPGIEKQLAKEMSSAYVGIDPTADSLHIGHLVGVMMLKHFQDAGHKPIILLGGATGMIGDPSGKSQERNLLDEPTLRHNEASIKAQIKNFLDFDAKEDNSAELVNNYDWMKDFSFLGFIRDVGKHITVNYMMAKDSVKKRLSSESSEGMSFTEFTYQLVQGYDFLHLFRKKNCKLQMGGSDQWGNITTGTEMIRKMDQGEAFAVTCPLIKKADGSKFGKTETGNIWLDPKKTSPYKFYQFWLNASDEDMSNFIRIFSTKGKAEIEALEKEHNEAPHLRVLQKALAEELTVRVHSQEALDMALKASSILFGKSTTEELQSIDEDTLLSVFEGVPQVNITKSDLDKTENVTDFLSELTQGIIFPSKGEAKKMIKGGGVSINKEKVLDANAPVEISLLQGKYILAQKGKKNYYLVTVS, encoded by the coding sequence ATGCAAAAGAATTTTATAGAGGAACTTCAATGGAGAGGAATGATCCATGATATGATGCCAGGCATTGAAAAGCAATTGGCTAAAGAAATGAGCAGTGCTTATGTAGGGATCGACCCAACCGCTGACTCACTACATATCGGTCATTTAGTGGGCGTTATGATGTTGAAGCATTTTCAAGATGCCGGGCATAAGCCTATTATTTTGCTAGGTGGAGCAACAGGAATGATAGGTGATCCTTCTGGAAAATCTCAAGAAAGAAACCTGTTGGATGAGCCGACATTGCGTCATAATGAAGCTTCTATAAAGGCGCAGATTAAAAATTTCTTGGATTTTGATGCCAAAGAAGACAATAGTGCCGAGTTAGTAAATAACTATGACTGGATGAAGGATTTTAGCTTCCTTGGCTTTATCAGAGATGTTGGAAAGCATATCACCGTTAATTATATGATGGCTAAAGATTCTGTAAAGAAAAGACTATCTTCAGAATCTAGCGAAGGCATGAGCTTTACGGAATTCACTTACCAATTGGTGCAAGGTTATGATTTCTTGCATTTGTTTAGGAAGAAGAATTGTAAGCTTCAAATGGGAGGTTCAGATCAGTGGGGGAATATCACTACAGGAACAGAAATGATCAGAAAAATGGATCAGGGAGAAGCTTTTGCTGTGACTTGTCCATTGATTAAAAAGGCTGATGGCTCTAAGTTTGGAAAGACTGAAACCGGAAACATTTGGCTTGATCCAAAGAAAACTTCTCCTTATAAATTCTATCAATTCTGGTTGAACGCTTCGGATGAAGACATGAGCAATTTTATCAGAATATTCAGTACAAAAGGAAAAGCAGAAATTGAAGCACTAGAAAAAGAGCATAATGAAGCCCCTCATTTGAGGGTTTTACAAAAAGCTTTGGCTGAAGAACTAACGGTTAGAGTTCACTCTCAGGAAGCTTTGGATATGGCACTGAAAGCATCTTCTATCTTATTTGGAAAGTCTACCACAGAGGAATTACAAAGCATAGATGAAGACACATTGTTAAGTGTTTTTGAAGGAGTTCCTCAGGTAAACATTACTAAGTCTGATTTGGATAAAACTGAAAACGTCACTGATTTCCTTTCGGAACTAACTCAGGGAATAATTTTCCCATCTAAAGGCGAAGCCAAGAAAATGATTAAAGGCGGTGGAGTCAGTATTAATAAAGAAAAAGTTTTGGATGCTAATGCTCCAGTTGAAATCAGTTTATTGCAAGGCAAATATATTTTGGCTCAAAAAGGTAAAAAGAATTATTATTTGGTGACGGTAAGCTAG
- a CDS encoding LptF/LptG family permease, whose amino-acid sequence MKILDKYILKKFLSTFVFVVLIILAIVTVIDYTEKNDDFMEHNLGLIDVLPYYGAFIPWIGNLITPITIFIAAVFVTSKMAGHTEIVAMLASGMSFRRLLVPYMIGAGLVALSSFYLNAYVIPDANKTRIAFETAYIKKPFYFTERDIHLKIAPETYAYMESYNNQRDVGYRFTLELIEDKNLKEKLSARRIEWDSAQSNWKVKDWTLRKFDGLTETYSEGKELDTVLNITPKDFGNTYGLQETLTLTELNDYISLLKERGADNVKIYLIERYIRFMAPFAAIILTFIGVILSSKKKRGGTGFQIALGFVIAFIFIIFFILSKAIAENSTMNPILAVWLPNITFSIVGLILYKFVPR is encoded by the coding sequence ATGAAAATATTAGATAAATACATACTTAAAAAGTTCTTATCCACCTTTGTTTTTGTGGTACTTATTATTCTAGCCATAGTCACAGTAATCGATTATACGGAGAAGAATGATGACTTCATGGAGCATAATCTGGGTTTAATTGATGTTTTACCATATTATGGAGCCTTTATTCCGTGGATCGGGAATTTAATTACCCCTATTACCATTTTTATAGCAGCTGTTTTTGTGACCTCTAAAATGGCGGGCCATACGGAGATTGTTGCGATGTTGGCTAGTGGAATGAGCTTTAGAAGGTTGTTAGTACCTTATATGATTGGCGCGGGATTAGTAGCCCTTTCAAGCTTTTATTTAAATGCATATGTAATTCCTGATGCCAATAAAACCAGAATTGCTTTTGAAACAGCCTACATTAAAAAACCCTTTTATTTTACCGAAAGAGACATCCATTTGAAGATTGCCCCAGAAACTTATGCTTATATGGAAAGCTATAATAATCAGCGAGATGTTGGGTATAGATTTACTCTGGAACTAATTGAGGATAAAAATCTTAAAGAAAAATTAAGTGCTAGAAGAATTGAATGGGATTCTGCCCAAAGCAATTGGAAAGTTAAAGATTGGACTTTGAGAAAATTCGATGGATTGACTGAGACCTATTCAGAAGGAAAGGAACTGGACACCGTATTGAACATCACGCCAAAAGATTTTGGCAATACTTATGGATTACAAGAAACACTTACTTTGACGGAGCTGAATGATTATATCAGTTTATTAAAAGAACGAGGGGCAGATAATGTTAAAATTTACCTAATTGAAAGATATATAAGATTTATGGCTCCTTTTGCAGCTATTATTTTGACATTTATAGGAGTCATACTATCTTCCAAAAAGAAAAGAGGTGGAACTGGGTTCCAAATAGCACTAGGCTTCGTGATTGCTTTTATTTTTATCATTTTCTTTATTTTGAGTAAGGCCATAGCTGAAAACTCTACTATGAATCCTATATTGGCGGTTTGGCTTCCGAATATAACCTTTAGTATAGTTGGTTTAATATTGTATAAATTTGTGCCCCGATGA
- a CDS encoding enoyl-ACP reductase FabI: protein MSNNLLAGKKGIITGALDENSIAWKVALKAKEQGAKFVLTNAPVALRMGGIQELAKECNTEVIPADATSVDDITKLYTESKDILGGNFDFLLHSIGMSPNVRKGKAYNDLNYDWLQKTYDISAVSFHKMMQTADKMDVMNNYGSILGLSYIAAQRTYPFYNDMADAKALLESIARSYGYHFGKRKNVRVNTISQSPTPTTAGSGISGFDSFYNFAEKMSPLGNATAEECADYIIMMFSDFTKKVTMQNLFHDGGYSFTGISEELIEEMK, encoded by the coding sequence ATGTCAAATAACTTATTAGCAGGAAAAAAAGGAATTATCACAGGTGCTTTAGATGAGAACTCTATTGCCTGGAAAGTAGCATTAAAAGCAAAAGAGCAAGGTGCAAAGTTTGTTTTGACCAATGCTCCGGTAGCCTTGAGAATGGGTGGAATTCAGGAATTAGCTAAAGAATGCAATACTGAGGTGATTCCAGCTGATGCTACTTCAGTTGATGATATCACTAAATTATATACTGAATCAAAAGACATATTAGGTGGTAATTTTGATTTCCTTTTACATTCAATCGGCATGAGTCCGAATGTAAGAAAAGGAAAAGCCTATAATGATTTAAATTACGATTGGTTACAGAAAACCTATGATATTTCAGCAGTGTCTTTTCATAAAATGATGCAAACTGCCGATAAAATGGATGTTATGAATAATTACGGTTCCATTTTAGGCTTATCTTATATTGCAGCTCAGCGTACTTATCCTTTCTATAACGATATGGCGGATGCAAAAGCTCTTTTAGAATCTATTGCTAGAAGTTATGGTTACCATTTTGGAAAACGTAAAAATGTAAGGGTTAATACTATTTCTCAATCCCCTACTCCTACTACAGCAGGTTCTGGAATTAGCGGATTTGATTCATTCTATAATTTTGCGGAAAAAATGTCTCCTTTGGGAAATGCAACAGCTGAAGAATGTGCTGATTATATCATTATGATGTTCTCTGATTTCACAAAAAAGGTAACTATGCAGAATTTATTTCATGATGGAGGTTATTCTTTCACTGGTATTTCTGAGGAGTTGATTGAGGAAATGAAATAA
- a CDS encoding mechanosensitive ion channel family protein, whose translation MTEEIINYFQEYWQLSPELQYKIFYTVVSVLALVLLKIIALKIVFKRFQQVKDRYFWKNSVNNTYYFLLLVFLFNIWVEQVESLATLVGLVGAGLVIALQAPVMNVAGWIFIVIRKPFDVGDRIEINGVAGDVIDIRFFQFTINEIGNWVAADQSTGRIIHIPNGEIFKASQANYDQGFSHVWDEISLRVTFDSDWKKAKELCEKIVNEHAEELSFSAKRKLLEASKKFMIFYSNLTPFVYTSVEDYGIKLTMRYLTLPKKRRVAQHEIWEDILETFQKYPDIHYAYPSQRIYFDSQTELGKHENPKK comes from the coding sequence ATGACTGAAGAAATCATCAATTATTTCCAAGAATATTGGCAGCTAAGCCCAGAACTTCAATATAAAATATTTTATACTGTTGTATCTGTTTTAGCTTTAGTTCTACTAAAAATCATTGCTTTAAAAATTGTATTTAAACGATTTCAACAAGTAAAAGATCGTTATTTTTGGAAGAACAGCGTTAATAATACTTATTATTTTCTTCTTTTAGTATTTCTATTCAACATTTGGGTAGAACAAGTAGAATCATTGGCAACCTTGGTTGGATTAGTGGGTGCTGGTTTGGTAATAGCACTTCAAGCGCCTGTCATGAATGTAGCAGGTTGGATTTTTATTGTGATAAGAAAACCTTTTGATGTGGGCGATAGAATTGAAATTAATGGAGTTGCAGGGGATGTTATTGATATTCGTTTCTTTCAATTCACTATTAATGAAATTGGAAATTGGGTTGCAGCTGATCAAAGCACGGGAAGGATAATTCACATTCCCAATGGAGAAATATTTAAAGCTTCCCAAGCCAATTACGATCAAGGTTTCAGCCATGTTTGGGATGAAATCAGCCTTAGGGTCACTTTTGATAGCGACTGGAAAAAAGCTAAAGAACTTTGTGAAAAAATAGTAAATGAACATGCAGAAGAGCTTTCTTTTTCCGCTAAAAGAAAACTACTGGAAGCTTCTAAAAAGTTTATGATTTTCTATAGCAACCTCACCCCTTTCGTTTACACTTCTGTAGAAGATTATGGAATTAAGCTCACCATGAGATATTTAACGCTGCCTAAAAAAAGAAGGGTTGCGCAACACGAAATTTGGGAAGATATTTTGGAGACATTCCAAAAATACCCTGATATTCATTATGCTTATCCTTCTCAGAGAATCTATTTTGACTCTCAGACTGAATTAGGGAAACATGAAAATCCTAAAAAATGA
- the ispE gene encoding 4-(cytidine 5'-diphospho)-2-C-methyl-D-erythritol kinase codes for MLTFPNAKINLGLNITAKREDGYHDIESCFYPIPLKDALEIIPSEKLSFETTGLKIPGNSNDNLVFKAYKLLKADFKLTPVDIILHKNIPMGAGMGGGSANGAFMLTLLNDYFELNISTQKLQQYALKLGSDCPFFIENKPKLISGRGEISENTELDLSGYYLALVYPNIHISTAEAYSAVKPKKPAVSVKEIIETYPIEKWKDLLNNDFEKGIFEKYPQLNEIKNKFYSEGAIYSSMTGSGSTIFGIFKESSEKNYDTILAL; via the coding sequence ATGCTCACATTCCCCAATGCTAAAATCAATTTAGGGCTTAATATCACTGCCAAGCGTGAAGATGGTTATCATGATATTGAATCCTGTTTCTATCCTATCCCTCTAAAAGATGCATTGGAGATTATTCCTTCAGAAAAATTGAGCTTTGAAACTACTGGCTTAAAAATACCGGGGAATTCTAATGATAATTTAGTTTTCAAAGCTTACAAATTATTAAAAGCGGATTTCAAATTGACTCCAGTAGATATAATCCTACATAAAAACATCCCTATGGGAGCTGGAATGGGCGGTGGTTCTGCCAATGGAGCTTTTATGTTGACCTTACTTAATGATTATTTTGAACTCAATATTTCAACCCAAAAACTTCAGCAATACGCATTGAAACTTGGAAGTGACTGTCCTTTTTTCATTGAAAACAAACCTAAATTAATCAGTGGAAGAGGTGAAATTTCAGAAAATACTGAGCTTGATTTATCAGGCTATTACCTTGCATTGGTTTACCCTAATATTCACATCAGTACAGCAGAAGCATATAGTGCAGTAAAACCTAAAAAGCCAGCAGTTTCAGTTAAAGAAATCATAGAAACCTATCCGATTGAAAAATGGAAAGATTTATTAAATAATGATTTTGAAAAAGGCATTTTTGAGAAGTATCCTCAACTGAATGAAATTAAGAATAAGTTTTATAGTGAGGGAGCTATTTATTCAAGCATGACCGGCAGTGGATCTACTATTTTTGGGATATTTAAAGAGAGTTCTGAAAAAAATTATGATACAATATTAGCGCTATAG
- a CDS encoding DMT family transporter: MTSELKNYVQLHFIVLIWGLTAILGLLINISAVAVVFYRTLFATIILLFLLYVWKLSFKVGFKEFFKIVGVGLIIGLHWILFFAAARVSTASVCLVGIATCSFWTSLIEPLMSSRKVKIYELALGVMVVIGLYIIFSVEFQYIEGLIMAILAAMLASVFTVLNGKLTHRHNHYVITFYEMMGAFIGSVLLIPIYLLYFDTEILNFIPIEWDWFYLIILAGICTVLAFSMSVKVQKVLSAFVVNLTVNLEPIYGIILAFLIFGEEEKMSLGFYIGTAIILFSVLSYPMVNRIVKRRALQSDVIR; the protein is encoded by the coding sequence ATGACAAGTGAGTTGAAAAATTATGTGCAATTGCATTTTATTGTCTTAATATGGGGACTTACAGCTATTTTAGGTCTTTTAATCAATATTTCAGCAGTTGCTGTAGTTTTTTATCGTACTCTTTTTGCCACTATTATACTACTATTCTTGCTTTATGTCTGGAAGCTTAGTTTCAAAGTGGGATTTAAGGAATTTTTTAAAATTGTTGGAGTAGGTCTCATCATTGGACTTCATTGGATTCTGTTTTTTGCTGCTGCCAGGGTATCTACCGCTTCTGTGTGTTTAGTTGGTATTGCAACTTGTTCGTTTTGGACTAGCTTGATTGAGCCACTAATGAGCAGTAGAAAAGTAAAAATTTATGAGCTAGCATTGGGCGTAATGGTAGTGATTGGCTTATACATTATTTTTAGTGTAGAATTCCAATATATTGAAGGTTTGATAATGGCAATTCTTGCTGCTATGTTAGCTAGTGTTTTCACAGTTCTAAATGGCAAACTTACCCATAGGCACAATCATTATGTAATTACTTTTTATGAAATGATGGGTGCTTTTATTGGTTCAGTTCTCTTGATTCCTATATATTTACTTTATTTTGACACAGAGATCTTGAATTTTATTCCAATTGAATGGGATTGGTTTTACCTAATAATTTTAGCTGGAATCTGTACTGTTCTAGCTTTTTCTATGTCAGTGAAAGTTCAAAAAGTATTAAGCGCTTTTGTTGTAAATCTTACAGTGAACTTAGAACCCATCTATGGAATTATACTAGCTTTTCTTATTTTTGGAGAGGAAGAGAAAATGAGCCTAGGTTTCTACATTGGGACAGCTATTATTTTATTTTCCGTATTAAGCTATCCTATGGTTAATAGGATTGTAAAAAGAAGAGCGCTACAAAGCGATGTAATCAGATAA
- the lhgO gene encoding L-2-hydroxyglutarate oxidase, with product MKDIIIIGGGIVGLATALKIKKKNAKLSVLLLEKEDKLAQHQTGNNSGVIHSGVYYKPGSLKAKNCIDGYNQLLKFCNEEGVPYELCGKVIVATDRSELPTLSMIEERGAQNGLQNLKRLTKDEVQEHEPYVNGIAGIHVPQTGIIDYTAVSLKYAEKFQELGGKISLGQKVIDIQEKNGVTTVVTSKESFDTKLVVNCAGLYSDKIAKLTSEKLDLKIIPFRGEYFMIKPEKQYLIKNLVYPVPDPNFPFLGVHFTRMINGGIEAGPNAVLAFKREGYRKSLFNLVELAESLAWPGFQKVAAKYWKTGFGEMYRSFSKSAFTTALQKLLPDVTEDDLTPGGAGVRAQACDRNGGLIDDFLILEESNAINVCNAPSPAATSSLSIGDHVSDLALERF from the coding sequence ATGAAAGATATAATCATAATTGGTGGTGGAATAGTTGGCTTGGCAACGGCATTAAAAATTAAAAAAAAGAATGCTAAGCTTTCTGTGCTTTTATTAGAGAAGGAAGATAAACTAGCCCAGCATCAAACTGGTAATAATAGTGGCGTAATTCATTCTGGGGTATATTACAAACCGGGAAGTCTGAAAGCAAAAAATTGTATAGATGGATATAATCAATTGCTAAAATTCTGTAATGAAGAAGGGGTTCCTTATGAATTATGCGGAAAAGTAATAGTTGCAACAGATAGAAGCGAACTCCCAACCCTTTCCATGATTGAGGAAAGAGGTGCCCAAAATGGACTGCAAAATCTAAAGAGACTTACCAAGGACGAAGTACAAGAACACGAGCCTTATGTTAATGGAATCGCTGGAATTCATGTCCCTCAGACCGGAATTATTGACTACACTGCTGTTTCTTTAAAATATGCTGAAAAATTTCAGGAATTAGGTGGCAAAATCTCTTTAGGTCAAAAAGTTATAGACATTCAAGAAAAGAATGGAGTTACTACCGTAGTAACTAGTAAAGAAAGTTTTGATACTAAATTAGTAGTGAATTGTGCAGGATTATACTCTGATAAAATTGCCAAGCTTACTTCTGAAAAGCTAGACTTAAAAATCATTCCTTTTCGTGGTGAATATTTTATGATTAAACCTGAAAAGCAGTATTTAATTAAGAATCTAGTTTACCCTGTGCCCGATCCAAATTTCCCGTTTTTAGGTGTTCATTTCACTAGAATGATTAATGGCGGAATAGAAGCAGGACCCAATGCAGTTTTGGCTTTTAAGCGTGAAGGCTATCGAAAATCATTATTTAATTTAGTTGAATTGGCAGAATCTTTAGCTTGGCCAGGTTTTCAGAAGGTAGCAGCAAAATACTGGAAAACTGGCTTTGGGGAAATGTATCGATCTTTTTCTAAATCAGCTTTCACAACAGCACTTCAAAAATTATTACCTGATGTTACCGAGGATGATTTAACACCTGGTGGTGCTGGCGTTAGGGCTCAGGCATGCGATAGAAATGGTGGGTTAATTGATGATTTCTTGATTTTGGAAGAAAGTAATGCAATTAATGTTTGCAACGCTCCTTCCCCAGCTGCAACTTCTTCTTTATCTATCGGAGATCATGTGAGTGATTTGGCTTTGGAGAGATTTTGA